In Rhizophagus irregularis chromosome 30, complete sequence, a genomic segment contains:
- a CDS encoding 60S ribosomal protein uL23 produces the protein MPPKKSADKSVSKEKSKALSAKKAVLKGVHGKIKKKPRTSTTFHRPKTLRLSRKPKYPRKSLSHTPRLDQYKIIKNPLNTESAMKKIEDTNTLVFIVDTQANKRQIKDAVKKLYDVDAQKINTLIRPNGTKKAYVRLTSDVDALEVANKIGFI, from the exons ATGCCTCCTAAGAAATCAG cCGACAAATCCGTTTCTAAGGAAAAATCCAAGGCGTTATCAGCCAAGAAAGCTGTTTTAAAAGGAGTTcatggaaaaattaaaaagaagcCACGCACTTCCACAACTTTCCATCGTCCAAAGACTTTGCGTCTATCGCGAAAACCCAAATATCCTCGCAAATCCCTTTCTCATACACCTCGCCTTGAtcaatacaaaattataaaaaatccgCTAAACACCGAATCtgcaatgaaaaaaattgaggACACAAACACGCTCGTTTTCATTGTTGATACTCAGGCTAATAAACGCCAAATCAAGGATGCAGTGAAAAAACTGTATGACGTTGACGCTCAAAAGATCAATACATTGATAAG ACCAAACGGAACCAAGAAGGCATATGTTCGCCTTACAAGTGATGTTGATGCATTGGAAGTCGCAAATAAG attGGATTCATTTga